One genomic window of Quercus lobata isolate SW786 chromosome 9, ValleyOak3.0 Primary Assembly, whole genome shotgun sequence includes the following:
- the LOC115962180 gene encoding serpin-ZX-like: protein MENCLRMACQLTLKEISEGCNNEENREGCNYKNFVMSPMSIIVALSILAFGSRGRTLEQLLDFLEAKDIDDLKAKVSLMMSAGAPVENTNTNTNEGLVLSSLNGVWIDQRFPMKPSFKEIAETVFGAETNAVDFVNEAEIVTNKVNLWAKNATKGLIEKVLPPDTIDHKTVFILANALYFKGAWLNAFDAKLTRHKYFYPHDGEPIQVPFMNGDTKEKHFYGCFKDFKVLKIPYHGGQDNRQFSMYVFLPNMIDGLQDLIQKFNSSPKLLDNCFKLKEVYLSKMLIPKFKFSYEFEASEIIKHLELTLPFDTMVADFTEMIDYSLESDKVFVSKIFQKSCIEVNEEGTEAAAVTCVSACTWYSVSPSPPRPSFVANHPFIFMVREEISGIIFFVGVVLNPLLG from the exons ATGGAGAACTGTCTGCGCATGGCTTGTCAACTCACGCTCAAAGAGATCAGTGAAGGGTGCAACAACGAAGAGAACAGGGAAGGATGCAACTACAAAAATTTCGTGATGTCTCCAATGTCAATCATCGTTGCATTGAGCATTCTGGCTTTTGGTTCACGAGGTCGCACGTTGGAGCAATTGCTGGACTTCCTTGAAGCGAAGGACATTGATGATCTCAAAGCCAAGGTCTCTCTAATGATGTCTGCTGGTGCACCCGTTGagaacaccaacaccaacaccaatgAAGGTCTGGTTCTGTCTTCTCTTAACGGGGTTTGGATTGATCAACGTTTCCCTATGAAACCCTCCTTCAAGGAGATTGCCGAAACCGTTTTCGGAGCAGAAACAAACGCTGTGGACTTTGTGAATGAG GCTGAGATAGTAACGAATAAAGTGAACTTATGGGCTAAGAATGCGACAAAGGGACTCATCGAAAAGGTTCTCCCACCTGACACTATTGACCATAAAACAGTATTCATCCTTGCCAATGCACTCTACTTCAAGGGAGCTTGGTTAAATGCTTTTGATGCGAAATTGACTCgacataaatatttttatccCCATGATGGAGAACCAATTCAAGTTCCCTTTATGAACGGAGACACAAAGGAGAAACATTTTTATGGATGCTTTAAGGATTTTAAGGTTCTTAAGATCCCATATCATGGAGGACAAGACAATAGGCAATTCTCTATGTATGTTTTCCTCCCCAACATGATAGATGGGTTACAAGATCTAATTCAAAAGTTCAATTCCTCCCCAAAGTTATTAGATAATTGCTTCAAACTAAAAGAAGTATATCTCTCCAAGATGTTGATTCcaaagtttaagttttcataCGAGTTTGAAGCTTCAGAAATCATAAAACATCTAGAATTGACCTTGCCTTTTGATACGATGGTTGCAGACTTCACAGAAATGATTGATTATTCTCTTGAAAGTGACAAAGTTTTTGTatccaaaatatttcaaaaatcttgTATTGAAGTCAATGAGGAAGGTACAGAGGCTGCTGCTGTTACTTGTGTCTCTGCTTGTACATGGTATTCAGTTTCACCCTCACCTCCACGACCAAGTTTTGTGGCAAACCATCCATTCATCTTCATGGTTAGAGAAGAGATATCTGGGATCATATTCTTTGTTGGAGTTGTACTTAACCCCCTTTTAGGataa